Proteins from one Puntigrus tetrazona isolate hp1 chromosome 10, ASM1883169v1, whole genome shotgun sequence genomic window:
- the stard13a gene encoding stAR-related lipid transfer protein 13 isoform X4: MFLLHDEVMRTTKIEAKEACDWLRAAGFPQYAQLYEDSQFPIEISSVKRDHDFLDKDLVEPLCRRLNTLNKCASMKLDVSLPKKKSEDSDEEDLLAISNRWTFEWNSRRWSRLQDIDYLLGRAEERSPSEVGEGLRTTVSSESILTDLSEPEICSLHSEDSLAAMPDSASLTPLHLPRELPHYGSLPAKSRRRGRTRAKDFLRRMETLGRTWGPSMGRSERRSLVISGPVLQSEPAALKTLRCVQILNGGPLNAENMPPANNCLNSLASSEASSHSETSGSAESTPNMKERVSKMFPPGKRAGIYLEDIDVLAGAPQRRRPVEQSRKNEFRSYDELLVHIPKDHKPGTFPKALSIESLTPASKEHGNWKLLDSELQPFKCRKVGGRELRPVTRCCPRGSRISVYDNVPGSHLYASTGDLLDLEKEDIFPHLDDILQHVNGLQQIVDHWSKNILPENEGEGDGGRGRDQRIIDGQSSSQITLDFEGTSVIEGLTTPNDGNKDEVSLNETDTSSTRERRDSGVGASLTRPRLRWPSFRMSNLLSQSGISLQISSQSVGQLSLLQKFSLLRLTAIMEKYSMSNKHGWTWSVPKFMKRMKGPDYKDKMVFSVPLIVHVQRYGHPLPISLQLALRFLRSQCLDQVGLFRKSGVKSRIQALRQMCETSPENVNYEDQSAYDVADMVKQFFRDLPEPLLTSKMGETFLHIYQYVPKEQRLQAVQAAIMLMADENRDVLQTLLCFLNDVTSSVEENQMTPMNLAVCLAPSLFHLNIMKNDNLSPRSIQRKYATGRPDQKDLNENLAATQGLAHMIAECNHLFEIPQEMVSQSRNSYMEAELLAPSLDELCKKQPQQDEEDEEEEENTCRSYLESLIQNLMKETKDRTKGWVARSNIDNTEISFKKVGDRTPLRRWRVSVEVEAPPSVVLNRILRERHLWDSNLLQWKVLETLDKQTEVYQYELNSMAPHPNRDFVVLRTWRTDMPKGVCVLVSVSIDHEESPQLAGVRGIILESQYLLEPCGSGKSRLTHICRADLKGKSPEWYNKAFGHLCASEAARIRNSFQSLDPEGPETKI, from the exons ATGTTTCTTCTTCATGATGAAGTGATGAGAACGACCA AAATCGAGGCAAAGGAGGCATGTGACTGGCTGAGGGCGGCGGGATTCCCACAGTATGCCCAACTTTATGAGG ATTCCCAGTTTCCCATTGAAATATCTTCTGTCAAGAGGGACCATGACTTTCTCGACAAAGACCTTGTGGAGCCTCTTTGCCG TCGCCTCAACACTTTGAACAAGTGTGCCTCCATGAAACTGGACGTGAGCCTCCCCAAGAAGAAA AGTGAGGACTCTGATGAGGAGGACCTGTTGGCCATCAGTAATAGATGGACGTTTGAGTGGAACAGTCGGCGCTGGTCACGTCTGCAAGACATCGATTACCTCCTGGGTAGAGCGGAGGAGCGTAGCCCCTCTGAGGTGGGTGAGGGTTTGCGGACCACCGTGAGCAGCGAGAGCATTCTGACAGACCTCAGCGAGCCGGAGATCTGCTCCCTGCACAGCGAAGACTCTTTGGCTGCAATGCCTGACTCTGCCTCGCTCACCCCACTGCACTTGCCCAGAGAACTGCCTCATTACGGTTCACTTCCTGCCAAGAGCAGGCGACGTGGACGCACTCGCGCCAAAGACTTCCTGAGGAGGATGGAAACGCTGGGTCGAACGTGGGGGCCATCGATGGGTCGTTCGGAGCGGCGCTCTTTGGTTATCAGCGGCCCAGTTCTGCAAAGCGAGCCAGCGGCACTAAAGACTCTACGATGTGTTCAGATTTTAAACGGCGGGCCTCTAAATGCTGAAAACATGCCACCTGCTAACAACTGCCTAAATTCACTGGCCAGCAGTGAAGCTAGCAGCCATTCAGAAACCAGCGGTAGTGCCGAAAGCACCCCGAACATGAAGGAACGTGTCTCAAAGATGTTTCCTCCTGGTAAACGTGCAGGCATATATCTAGAGGACATCGATGTTCTTGCAGGCGCTCCCCAAAGGAGGAGACCGGTCGAGCAGAGTCGCAAAAATGAGTTTCGCTCCTATGACGAGCTATTAGTGCACATCCCTAAAGACCACAAACCTGGTACCTTTCCTAAAGCGCTATCAATCGAGAGTCTGACGCCAGCAAGTAAGGAACACGGAAACTGGAAGCTCCTGGATTCAGAGCTGCAGCCCTTCAAGTGCAGGAAAGTCGGCGGAAGGGAACTCCGTCCCGTGACACGCTGCTGCCCACGAGGAAGCAGGATCAGTGTGTACGATAACGTACCAGGTTCACACCTTTACGCAAGCACGGGGGACTTACTGGACCTTGAGAAGGAGGATATATTCCCACATTTGGATGACATTCTGCAGCATGTGAATGGGCTGCAGCAGATCGTGGACCACTGGTCAAAAAACATCTTGCCGGAGAATGAAGGGGAGGGGGATGGTGGCAGGGGTCGGGACCAGAGGATTATTGATGGCCAATCTTCTAGTCAGATCACACTGGATTTTGAGGGGACTTCTGTAATTGAGGGATTGACCACACCGAACGACGGCAACAAGGATGAGgtttcattaaatgaaacagACACCTCCAGCACCAGAGAGAGAAGGGACTCAGGGGTGGGGGCTTCTCTGACACGACCACG tCTTAGATGGCCCAGCTTCAGGATGTCAAACCTCCTCAGCCAATCAGGAATCTCGCTACAGATATCCAGCCAATCAGTGGGCCAGCTTAGCTTGCTGCAGAAGTTCTCTTTATTGCGTCTCACTGCTATCATGGAGAAATACTCCATGTCCAACAAGCATGGGTGGACTTG GTCAGTGCCGAAATTTATGAAGAGAATGAAGGGACCAGACTACAAGGATAAGATGGTATTCAGTGTTCCTCTGATTGTCCATGTCCAGCGGTACGGACACCCTTTGCCCATAAGCTTACAGCTCGCCCTGCGCTTTTTAAGGAGCCAGTGTTTGGACCAG GTGGGACTTTTCCGTAAATCCGGGGTAAAGTCTCGTATTCAGGCTTTGAGGCAAATGTGTGAAACCTCCCCAGAAAATGTGAACTACGAGGATCAGTCAGCATATGATGTGGCAGATATGGTCAAACAGTTCTTCAGAGACTTGCCTGAGCCTCTCCTCACGAGCAAAATGGGCGAGACCTTCCTCCACATATACCAGT ATGTCCCTAAAGAGCAGCGCTTACAGGCTGTGCAGGCAGCTATCATGTTAATGGCCGATGAAAACCGTGATGTCCTGCAGACGCTGCTGTGCTTCCTAAATGATGTTACTTCCTCTGTTGAAGAGAACCAGATGACCCCAATGAACCTGGCGGTGTGCCTCGCTCCTTCTCTCTTCCACCTTAACATCATGAAGAATGATAATTTGTCGCCGAG GTCTATCCAGAGGAAGTATGCCACTGGGCGGCCAGACCAAAAGGACCTGAATGAGAATCTTGCAGCCACTCAGGGGCTTGCGCACATGATTGCTGAGTGCAATCACCTATTCGag ATTCCTCAGGAGATGGTCTCTCAGTCCAGAAACTCATACATGGAAGCTGAGCTGCTGGCGCCCTCTTTAGATGAGCTTTGTAAAAAACAGCCACAACAagatgaggaagatgaagaagaggaggaaaacaCATGTCGCTCTTATCTAGAGAGCTTGATACAGAATCTGATGAAAGAGACCAAAGACAGGACCAAGGGCTGGGTGGCCAGATCAAATATTGACAACACAGAGATATCGTTTAAAAAG GTGGGAGACAGGACCCCATTGAGACGTTGGCGTGTGTCTGTAGAGGTGGAGGCTCCTCCATCTGTGGTGCTAAACCGGATACTGCGAGAGCGCCACCTGTGGGACAGTAACCTGCTGCAGTGGAAGGTTCTGGAAACTCTGGACAAGCAGACGGAGGTGTACCAGTATGAGCTGAACAGCATGGCCCCTCACCCCAATAGAGACTTTGTAGTGCTCAG gacGTGGAGGACAGATATGccaaaaggtgtgtgtgtgctggtgtcGGTGTCAATCGATCACGAGGAAAGCCCGCAGCTGGCTGGAGTGAGAGGAATAATTCTGGAATCACAGTATCTGCTGGAACCGTGTGGCTCCGGGAAGTCCAGACTCACGCATATTTGCAGAGCTGATCTGAA AGGAAAGTCTCCGGAGTGGTACAACAAGGCTTTCGGCCATCTTTGTGCTAGCGAGGCCGCCCGCATCCGCAATTCCTTCCAGTCTCTGGATCCTGAGGGCCCAGAgaccaaaatatga
- the stard13a gene encoding stAR-related lipid transfer protein 13 isoform X5, whose product MMNSDSAEIEAKEACDWLRAAGFPQYAQLYEDSQFPIEISSVKRDHDFLDKDLVEPLCRRLNTLNKCASMKLDVSLPKKKSEDSDEEDLLAISNRWTFEWNSRRWSRLQDIDYLLGRAEERSPSEVGEGLRTTVSSESILTDLSEPEICSLHSEDSLAAMPDSASLTPLHLPRELPHYGSLPAKSRRRGRTRAKDFLRRMETLGRTWGPSMGRSERRSLVISGPVLQSEPAALKTLRCVQILNGGPLNAENMPPANNCLNSLASSEASSHSETSGSAESTPNMKERVSKMFPPGKRAGIYLEDIDVLAGAPQRRRPVEQSRKNEFRSYDELLVHIPKDHKPGTFPKALSIESLTPASKEHGNWKLLDSELQPFKCRKVGGRELRPVTRCCPRGSRISVYDNVPGSHLYASTGDLLDLEKEDIFPHLDDILQHVNGLQQIVDHWSKNILPENEGEGDGGRGRDQRIIDGQSSSQITLDFEGTSVIEGLTTPNDGNKDEVSLNETDTSSTRERRDSGVGASLTRPRLRWPSFRMSNLLSQSGISLQISSQSVGQLSLLQKFSLLRLTAIMEKYSMSNKHGWTWSVPKFMKRMKGPDYKDKMVFSVPLIVHVQRYGHPLPISLQLALRFLRSQCLDQVGLFRKSGVKSRIQALRQMCETSPENVNYEDQSAYDVADMVKQFFRDLPEPLLTSKMGETFLHIYQYVPKEQRLQAVQAAIMLMADENRDVLQTLLCFLNDVTSSVEENQMTPMNLAVCLAPSLFHLNIMKNDNLSPRSIQRKYATGRPDQKDLNENLAATQGLAHMIAECNHLFEIPQEMVSQSRNSYMEAELLAPSLDELCKKQPQQDEEDEEEEENTCRSYLESLIQNLMKETKDRTKGWVARSNIDNTEISFKKVGDRTPLRRWRVSVEVEAPPSVVLNRILRERHLWDSNLLQWKVLETLDKQTEVYQYELNSMAPHPNRDFVVLRTWRTDMPKGVCVLVSVSIDHEESPQLAGVRGIILESQYLLEPCGSGKSRLTHICRADLKGKSPEWYNKAFGHLCASEAARIRNSFQSLDPEGPETKI is encoded by the exons AAATCGAGGCAAAGGAGGCATGTGACTGGCTGAGGGCGGCGGGATTCCCACAGTATGCCCAACTTTATGAGG ATTCCCAGTTTCCCATTGAAATATCTTCTGTCAAGAGGGACCATGACTTTCTCGACAAAGACCTTGTGGAGCCTCTTTGCCG TCGCCTCAACACTTTGAACAAGTGTGCCTCCATGAAACTGGACGTGAGCCTCCCCAAGAAGAAA AGTGAGGACTCTGATGAGGAGGACCTGTTGGCCATCAGTAATAGATGGACGTTTGAGTGGAACAGTCGGCGCTGGTCACGTCTGCAAGACATCGATTACCTCCTGGGTAGAGCGGAGGAGCGTAGCCCCTCTGAGGTGGGTGAGGGTTTGCGGACCACCGTGAGCAGCGAGAGCATTCTGACAGACCTCAGCGAGCCGGAGATCTGCTCCCTGCACAGCGAAGACTCTTTGGCTGCAATGCCTGACTCTGCCTCGCTCACCCCACTGCACTTGCCCAGAGAACTGCCTCATTACGGTTCACTTCCTGCCAAGAGCAGGCGACGTGGACGCACTCGCGCCAAAGACTTCCTGAGGAGGATGGAAACGCTGGGTCGAACGTGGGGGCCATCGATGGGTCGTTCGGAGCGGCGCTCTTTGGTTATCAGCGGCCCAGTTCTGCAAAGCGAGCCAGCGGCACTAAAGACTCTACGATGTGTTCAGATTTTAAACGGCGGGCCTCTAAATGCTGAAAACATGCCACCTGCTAACAACTGCCTAAATTCACTGGCCAGCAGTGAAGCTAGCAGCCATTCAGAAACCAGCGGTAGTGCCGAAAGCACCCCGAACATGAAGGAACGTGTCTCAAAGATGTTTCCTCCTGGTAAACGTGCAGGCATATATCTAGAGGACATCGATGTTCTTGCAGGCGCTCCCCAAAGGAGGAGACCGGTCGAGCAGAGTCGCAAAAATGAGTTTCGCTCCTATGACGAGCTATTAGTGCACATCCCTAAAGACCACAAACCTGGTACCTTTCCTAAAGCGCTATCAATCGAGAGTCTGACGCCAGCAAGTAAGGAACACGGAAACTGGAAGCTCCTGGATTCAGAGCTGCAGCCCTTCAAGTGCAGGAAAGTCGGCGGAAGGGAACTCCGTCCCGTGACACGCTGCTGCCCACGAGGAAGCAGGATCAGTGTGTACGATAACGTACCAGGTTCACACCTTTACGCAAGCACGGGGGACTTACTGGACCTTGAGAAGGAGGATATATTCCCACATTTGGATGACATTCTGCAGCATGTGAATGGGCTGCAGCAGATCGTGGACCACTGGTCAAAAAACATCTTGCCGGAGAATGAAGGGGAGGGGGATGGTGGCAGGGGTCGGGACCAGAGGATTATTGATGGCCAATCTTCTAGTCAGATCACACTGGATTTTGAGGGGACTTCTGTAATTGAGGGATTGACCACACCGAACGACGGCAACAAGGATGAGgtttcattaaatgaaacagACACCTCCAGCACCAGAGAGAGAAGGGACTCAGGGGTGGGGGCTTCTCTGACACGACCACG tCTTAGATGGCCCAGCTTCAGGATGTCAAACCTCCTCAGCCAATCAGGAATCTCGCTACAGATATCCAGCCAATCAGTGGGCCAGCTTAGCTTGCTGCAGAAGTTCTCTTTATTGCGTCTCACTGCTATCATGGAGAAATACTCCATGTCCAACAAGCATGGGTGGACTTG GTCAGTGCCGAAATTTATGAAGAGAATGAAGGGACCAGACTACAAGGATAAGATGGTATTCAGTGTTCCTCTGATTGTCCATGTCCAGCGGTACGGACACCCTTTGCCCATAAGCTTACAGCTCGCCCTGCGCTTTTTAAGGAGCCAGTGTTTGGACCAG GTGGGACTTTTCCGTAAATCCGGGGTAAAGTCTCGTATTCAGGCTTTGAGGCAAATGTGTGAAACCTCCCCAGAAAATGTGAACTACGAGGATCAGTCAGCATATGATGTGGCAGATATGGTCAAACAGTTCTTCAGAGACTTGCCTGAGCCTCTCCTCACGAGCAAAATGGGCGAGACCTTCCTCCACATATACCAGT ATGTCCCTAAAGAGCAGCGCTTACAGGCTGTGCAGGCAGCTATCATGTTAATGGCCGATGAAAACCGTGATGTCCTGCAGACGCTGCTGTGCTTCCTAAATGATGTTACTTCCTCTGTTGAAGAGAACCAGATGACCCCAATGAACCTGGCGGTGTGCCTCGCTCCTTCTCTCTTCCACCTTAACATCATGAAGAATGATAATTTGTCGCCGAG GTCTATCCAGAGGAAGTATGCCACTGGGCGGCCAGACCAAAAGGACCTGAATGAGAATCTTGCAGCCACTCAGGGGCTTGCGCACATGATTGCTGAGTGCAATCACCTATTCGag ATTCCTCAGGAGATGGTCTCTCAGTCCAGAAACTCATACATGGAAGCTGAGCTGCTGGCGCCCTCTTTAGATGAGCTTTGTAAAAAACAGCCACAACAagatgaggaagatgaagaagaggaggaaaacaCATGTCGCTCTTATCTAGAGAGCTTGATACAGAATCTGATGAAAGAGACCAAAGACAGGACCAAGGGCTGGGTGGCCAGATCAAATATTGACAACACAGAGATATCGTTTAAAAAG GTGGGAGACAGGACCCCATTGAGACGTTGGCGTGTGTCTGTAGAGGTGGAGGCTCCTCCATCTGTGGTGCTAAACCGGATACTGCGAGAGCGCCACCTGTGGGACAGTAACCTGCTGCAGTGGAAGGTTCTGGAAACTCTGGACAAGCAGACGGAGGTGTACCAGTATGAGCTGAACAGCATGGCCCCTCACCCCAATAGAGACTTTGTAGTGCTCAG gacGTGGAGGACAGATATGccaaaaggtgtgtgtgtgctggtgtcGGTGTCAATCGATCACGAGGAAAGCCCGCAGCTGGCTGGAGTGAGAGGAATAATTCTGGAATCACAGTATCTGCTGGAACCGTGTGGCTCCGGGAAGTCCAGACTCACGCATATTTGCAGAGCTGATCTGAA AGGAAAGTCTCCGGAGTGGTACAACAAGGCTTTCGGCCATCTTTGTGCTAGCGAGGCCGCCCGCATCCGCAATTCCTTCCAGTCTCTGGATCCTGAGGGCCCAGAgaccaaaatatga
- the stard13a gene encoding stAR-related lipid transfer protein 13 isoform X6: protein MILYVNSQFPIEISSVKRDHDFLDKDLVEPLCRRLNTLNKCASMKLDVSLPKKKSEDSDEEDLLAISNRWTFEWNSRRWSRLQDIDYLLGRAEERSPSEVGEGLRTTVSSESILTDLSEPEICSLHSEDSLAAMPDSASLTPLHLPRELPHYGSLPAKSRRRGRTRAKDFLRRMETLGRTWGPSMGRSERRSLVISGPVLQSEPAALKTLRCVQILNGGPLNAENMPPANNCLNSLASSEASSHSETSGSAESTPNMKERVSKMFPPGKRAGIYLEDIDVLAGAPQRRRPVEQSRKNEFRSYDELLVHIPKDHKPGTFPKALSIESLTPASKEHGNWKLLDSELQPFKCRKVGGRELRPVTRCCPRGSRISVYDNVPGSHLYASTGDLLDLEKEDIFPHLDDILQHVNGLQQIVDHWSKNILPENEGEGDGGRGRDQRIIDGQSSSQITLDFEGTSVIEGLTTPNDGNKDEVSLNETDTSSTRERRDSGVGASLTRPRLRWPSFRMSNLLSQSGISLQISSQSVGQLSLLQKFSLLRLTAIMEKYSMSNKHGWTWSVPKFMKRMKGPDYKDKMVFSVPLIVHVQRYGHPLPISLQLALRFLRSQCLDQVGLFRKSGVKSRIQALRQMCETSPENVNYEDQSAYDVADMVKQFFRDLPEPLLTSKMGETFLHIYQYVPKEQRLQAVQAAIMLMADENRDVLQTLLCFLNDVTSSVEENQMTPMNLAVCLAPSLFHLNIMKNDNLSPRSIQRKYATGRPDQKDLNENLAATQGLAHMIAECNHLFEIPQEMVSQSRNSYMEAELLAPSLDELCKKQPQQDEEDEEEEENTCRSYLESLIQNLMKETKDRTKGWVARSNIDNTEISFKKVGDRTPLRRWRVSVEVEAPPSVVLNRILRERHLWDSNLLQWKVLETLDKQTEVYQYELNSMAPHPNRDFVVLRTWRTDMPKGVCVLVSVSIDHEESPQLAGVRGIILESQYLLEPCGSGKSRLTHICRADLKGKSPEWYNKAFGHLCASEAARIRNSFQSLDPEGPETKI from the exons ATGATACTTTACGTCA ATTCCCAGTTTCCCATTGAAATATCTTCTGTCAAGAGGGACCATGACTTTCTCGACAAAGACCTTGTGGAGCCTCTTTGCCG TCGCCTCAACACTTTGAACAAGTGTGCCTCCATGAAACTGGACGTGAGCCTCCCCAAGAAGAAA AGTGAGGACTCTGATGAGGAGGACCTGTTGGCCATCAGTAATAGATGGACGTTTGAGTGGAACAGTCGGCGCTGGTCACGTCTGCAAGACATCGATTACCTCCTGGGTAGAGCGGAGGAGCGTAGCCCCTCTGAGGTGGGTGAGGGTTTGCGGACCACCGTGAGCAGCGAGAGCATTCTGACAGACCTCAGCGAGCCGGAGATCTGCTCCCTGCACAGCGAAGACTCTTTGGCTGCAATGCCTGACTCTGCCTCGCTCACCCCACTGCACTTGCCCAGAGAACTGCCTCATTACGGTTCACTTCCTGCCAAGAGCAGGCGACGTGGACGCACTCGCGCCAAAGACTTCCTGAGGAGGATGGAAACGCTGGGTCGAACGTGGGGGCCATCGATGGGTCGTTCGGAGCGGCGCTCTTTGGTTATCAGCGGCCCAGTTCTGCAAAGCGAGCCAGCGGCACTAAAGACTCTACGATGTGTTCAGATTTTAAACGGCGGGCCTCTAAATGCTGAAAACATGCCACCTGCTAACAACTGCCTAAATTCACTGGCCAGCAGTGAAGCTAGCAGCCATTCAGAAACCAGCGGTAGTGCCGAAAGCACCCCGAACATGAAGGAACGTGTCTCAAAGATGTTTCCTCCTGGTAAACGTGCAGGCATATATCTAGAGGACATCGATGTTCTTGCAGGCGCTCCCCAAAGGAGGAGACCGGTCGAGCAGAGTCGCAAAAATGAGTTTCGCTCCTATGACGAGCTATTAGTGCACATCCCTAAAGACCACAAACCTGGTACCTTTCCTAAAGCGCTATCAATCGAGAGTCTGACGCCAGCAAGTAAGGAACACGGAAACTGGAAGCTCCTGGATTCAGAGCTGCAGCCCTTCAAGTGCAGGAAAGTCGGCGGAAGGGAACTCCGTCCCGTGACACGCTGCTGCCCACGAGGAAGCAGGATCAGTGTGTACGATAACGTACCAGGTTCACACCTTTACGCAAGCACGGGGGACTTACTGGACCTTGAGAAGGAGGATATATTCCCACATTTGGATGACATTCTGCAGCATGTGAATGGGCTGCAGCAGATCGTGGACCACTGGTCAAAAAACATCTTGCCGGAGAATGAAGGGGAGGGGGATGGTGGCAGGGGTCGGGACCAGAGGATTATTGATGGCCAATCTTCTAGTCAGATCACACTGGATTTTGAGGGGACTTCTGTAATTGAGGGATTGACCACACCGAACGACGGCAACAAGGATGAGgtttcattaaatgaaacagACACCTCCAGCACCAGAGAGAGAAGGGACTCAGGGGTGGGGGCTTCTCTGACACGACCACG tCTTAGATGGCCCAGCTTCAGGATGTCAAACCTCCTCAGCCAATCAGGAATCTCGCTACAGATATCCAGCCAATCAGTGGGCCAGCTTAGCTTGCTGCAGAAGTTCTCTTTATTGCGTCTCACTGCTATCATGGAGAAATACTCCATGTCCAACAAGCATGGGTGGACTTG GTCAGTGCCGAAATTTATGAAGAGAATGAAGGGACCAGACTACAAGGATAAGATGGTATTCAGTGTTCCTCTGATTGTCCATGTCCAGCGGTACGGACACCCTTTGCCCATAAGCTTACAGCTCGCCCTGCGCTTTTTAAGGAGCCAGTGTTTGGACCAG GTGGGACTTTTCCGTAAATCCGGGGTAAAGTCTCGTATTCAGGCTTTGAGGCAAATGTGTGAAACCTCCCCAGAAAATGTGAACTACGAGGATCAGTCAGCATATGATGTGGCAGATATGGTCAAACAGTTCTTCAGAGACTTGCCTGAGCCTCTCCTCACGAGCAAAATGGGCGAGACCTTCCTCCACATATACCAGT ATGTCCCTAAAGAGCAGCGCTTACAGGCTGTGCAGGCAGCTATCATGTTAATGGCCGATGAAAACCGTGATGTCCTGCAGACGCTGCTGTGCTTCCTAAATGATGTTACTTCCTCTGTTGAAGAGAACCAGATGACCCCAATGAACCTGGCGGTGTGCCTCGCTCCTTCTCTCTTCCACCTTAACATCATGAAGAATGATAATTTGTCGCCGAG GTCTATCCAGAGGAAGTATGCCACTGGGCGGCCAGACCAAAAGGACCTGAATGAGAATCTTGCAGCCACTCAGGGGCTTGCGCACATGATTGCTGAGTGCAATCACCTATTCGag ATTCCTCAGGAGATGGTCTCTCAGTCCAGAAACTCATACATGGAAGCTGAGCTGCTGGCGCCCTCTTTAGATGAGCTTTGTAAAAAACAGCCACAACAagatgaggaagatgaagaagaggaggaaaacaCATGTCGCTCTTATCTAGAGAGCTTGATACAGAATCTGATGAAAGAGACCAAAGACAGGACCAAGGGCTGGGTGGCCAGATCAAATATTGACAACACAGAGATATCGTTTAAAAAG GTGGGAGACAGGACCCCATTGAGACGTTGGCGTGTGTCTGTAGAGGTGGAGGCTCCTCCATCTGTGGTGCTAAACCGGATACTGCGAGAGCGCCACCTGTGGGACAGTAACCTGCTGCAGTGGAAGGTTCTGGAAACTCTGGACAAGCAGACGGAGGTGTACCAGTATGAGCTGAACAGCATGGCCCCTCACCCCAATAGAGACTTTGTAGTGCTCAG gacGTGGAGGACAGATATGccaaaaggtgtgtgtgtgctggtgtcGGTGTCAATCGATCACGAGGAAAGCCCGCAGCTGGCTGGAGTGAGAGGAATAATTCTGGAATCACAGTATCTGCTGGAACCGTGTGGCTCCGGGAAGTCCAGACTCACGCATATTTGCAGAGCTGATCTGAA AGGAAAGTCTCCGGAGTGGTACAACAAGGCTTTCGGCCATCTTTGTGCTAGCGAGGCCGCCCGCATCCGCAATTCCTTCCAGTCTCTGGATCCTGAGGGCCCAGAgaccaaaatatga